The genomic segment CCCGCGCCGGAGGTCGCGCTGATCACCTATGCCCTCGACCTCACCGCGAAAGACGCAACCGCCAACCAGGCGCCGCGCTACTGCGACCGGTGCGGCGGGGAACTCGACGGGACCAACCATGCCGACTGCGCCGACGCACGCCGGCTGGAGCCGGCCCGCTGGTGCCCGCATTGCCGCCGGCGGATGGTCGTCCAGATCACGCCCGACGCCTGGACCGCGCGCTGTGTCGAGCACGGCGTCGTCACCGGCTGACCCCGGCGACCCGGCCGACCCCCGCCGTCAGTCGACGATGGCGATCAGATCGCCTTCCTGGATCACGTCGCCCTCGGCGACGGCGAGTTCGGACACCCGACCGGCAGTTTCGGTGAGCACCGGGATCTCCATCTTCATGGATTCGAGGATCACCAGCGTGTCGCCGTCCGCGACCTGGTCGCCCTCGGCGACCACGACCTTCCAGACGTTGGCGACCATCTCCGCACGGATCTCCTCGGCCACAGCACCTCCAGCAACGGGGTCTTTCCCGGAGCATCCAATCACGCACCACGCCCGCCGTGCGATCGTGGCAGCCGGATCACCGGCGAAGAGGAGGGAGGACCGTGCATAGCGGTCCGAAGAAGCAGGGCCCGTCGCCGCGCGACGTCTTCATCACCGTCTACGGCCGCAAGCCGGTGCTCGAGGCGCTCGACAACCCGGCGCTCACGGTTGCGAAGGTGCACGTCGCCGACAACGCCCACGGCGACACGGTCGACGCGATCCTGCGCGCCGCGGGCGACGCCGACCTCGAGGTGGAGCGGACCTCCGCGCAGCGGGTCAAGCTGCTCGCCGGTAACGGCCGGCACGATCAGGGGGTCGTCGCCGACGTCGTCGCGCCCCGCATGCAGCCCTTGGAGGACTTCCTGCGGCGCACCCGCCGCCATGCCCGGGGCGACACTCACCCCGGCCGAAAGCCGCAGACCACCGCCGTACTCGTCCTCGACGCGATCACCAACCCCAGTAACGTCGGCATGATCCTGCGTACGGCGACAGCGGCCGGTCTCGACGGCGTCGTACTCCCGCACTCCGGCACCCCCGAAGTCGGTCCGCTGGTCATCAAGGCGTCGGCAGGGGTCGCCTTCCGGGCCCCGATCCTGCGCTGCACCACCGCGGCGCAAGCAGCTCACCTGCTGCGCCAGGCCGGGTTCGTCGTCTACGGCCTGGCCGGAACGGGCGACGCGCCGCTGTACGACGCTGAACTCGCGCCGATGGCCGCGTTCGTGCTCGGCAACGAGACCCGCGGCGTCACCCCCGAGGTACGCCGGCAGGTCGAGCAGTGGCTGTCCATCCCGCTCTTCGGCGGGGTCGAGTCGCTCAACGTCGCCAGCGCTGCGGCGGTCGTCGCCTACGAGCTGGTACGCCGACGCCCCCGTTGACCGGCACCCCCGCTGACGGGCGCGGTCACCGGCGCGGTCACTGGCGCAGCGACTGAAGCAGGCCGACGTCGTAGTCACCGACGTCGAACCGCGAGTCGTCGAGGAGTTCGACCAGGAGGTCGAGGTTGGCGGCGGGCCCGTCGAGCCGGACCGCGGCCAGCGCCATACGCAACCTGGCCAGTGCGACCCGCCGGTCGTCGCCCCAGGCCGCGAGGACGCCGAGGAGCGGGTCGTAGTGCCGGGTGACGGTGTCGCCCGGCCGGTATCCGGAGTCCATCCGCACACCCTCGGCGCCGGGCAGCTCCCACGTCGCGATCCTGGTCGACCCGGCGGGAACGGTGTCGAGGTCCTCGGCGTAGATCCGGACGCCCACGGCATGCCCGCGCGACGGCGGCTCATCGGCGTCGAAGGACACCGGCTGGCCCGAGGCGATCAGCAGCTGCTGCTCGACGAGGTCGATCCCGGTGACGAGTTCGGTCACGGCCAGCCCGGCCGACAGTCTCGGCTCCAGTCCGCCGAACCGGAGCTCACCGCTGTCCCGATCGACGAGGAACCGGACGGTCCCGAGACCGCGGTAGTCGACGGTCTCGGCGATCTGCGCCGCGGCCCGCCGCAGCCGGCGGCGCAGGTCCGCGTCACCGGCGGGCGGAGGTACGTCGTCGACAAGAGTCCGGCTCCCGGAGCGCACGGACGAGTCCCGCTCGCTGACCGCGACGATCCGGTGGTCGACGAGCCCGAGCAGCGTGACGTCGATACGGCGCGCGTGGTGCGGTGCCCCGCCCGTCTCCTCGGTGATCGGCACCCCTGCCGCCGCAGCGGCGTCCCGCGCCGCGGGCTGATCGGCGGCCAAGGTCAGCGCCTCGGAGCCGGGGCCAACCCAGCCGAGTCCGGCCTCGCGGACCCGGGCGGCCGCCGACGGCTCACCGGCCAGCAGGCCGTCACCGGGGTGCACGGCGCGCGCGCCGGTCACCCGGGCAGCCTCGATGATGCGGTCGACGTCGACGTAGGACTCGGACAACGGTGCCGGACCCAGCAGGAGCGACTCGTCGGCCAGGCTGACGTGCAGGGCGTCGGCGTCGATGTCGGAGTAGACGGCCACCGACTTCACGCCCAACCGCCGGCAGGTGTCGATGATCTTTACGGCGACCCCACCCCGGCTCGCGACGAGAATCGTGTCGAACACCGCCGCCCCTCCCCTGCCGTGACCTGTCCGGACCATGTCCTGCGCCCGATGCCGGATTATCCCGTTCAGACGACCTTAGTGGCGTCGCTCACCCGGGTCGGCTCGGCCGAGCCGCCGGGGCTGTGCCAAGCTCGGTGCACCAGATGAGGGGAGGCCTGATGGCCAAGCGCAGCCGCAAACGCAAGGCGCGGTCGAAGAAGTCGGCGAACCACGGAAAGCGTCCGAACAGCTGATCGACCGACGGTCGGCTCAGTCCGTCGTGATGATGACCTGACTCAGCCGGATCTTGACCGTCTCCCGCAACGTGGACGGTGCGCGGTCGCCACCGCATTTGCGGGCGAGGAGGGCCTTGACCTCCTCCTCGATGCCGAACTTCTGCAGGCAGGGCCCGCATTCGTCGAGATGATGCTCGATCTTCGCGCGTTGCCCGCCGTCGCACTCGTTGTCGAGGAACAAATAGACGTCGGAAAGGACGTCCCGGCAGTCGACCTCATGAGGCTTCCCGCAGCTCATGACGAACTCCCCTCGCCAACCACCGCCGGGGTGATTCCGCGCTCTCTCGCGTAGTCCGTGAGCAGCCGCTGCAATCCGCGCCGCCCGCGGTGCAGCCGCGACATCACGGTGCCGATCGGCGTATCCATGATCTCGGCAATTTCCTTGTAAGAAAAGCCCTCGACGTCGGCGAGATAGACCGCCAGCCGAAAATCCTCCGGAAGCTGCTGCAGAGCGTTCTTGACGTCGGAGTCGGGCAGATGGTCGAGAGCCTCGACCTCAGCCGACTTCAGGCCGCTCGACGTGTGTGACTCCGCGGCCGCGAGCTGCCAGTCTTCGACCTGCTCGCCGGCCGCCTGCTGCGGCTGACGCTGGCGCTTGCGATAGCTGTTGATGAAGGTGTTGGTCAGGATTCGGTACAGCCACGCCTTGAGGTTGGTGCCCTCGGTGAACTGGTGGAAGGCGGCGTAGGCCTTCACGAACGTCTCCTGGACGAGATCCTCGGCGTCAGCGGGGTTACGGGTCATCCGCATCGCGGCCGCATACAGCTGATCGAGGAAGGGCAATGCATCTCGCTCGAACCGTTCACGCCGCTGTTCCGGCGTCTCCTCGGCCACCACACGTTCTCCCGTCGGCTCGTTGTGCCACGAGTTTACGCGGGGTGTCTGACTACCGACCGAACCGGTCACATCGGGTACCGAATCCCGACCGACCTGGTCATCGGGCAGCGAAGGGGTCCAAACGGACCAACGTCTCGGGTCCGAGGTGGGCTTCGCTCGGGTGTCCTGCACGCTCATCGCTCCTTCCCGGTATTGCGGCCGGTCGCCCGGGGGTGACGGCCATCTGTGTCCCCAACGTCACCGACACCGCCGCCGATTCCCGCTTGACACCGACGGCGGGTGCGCCGGCCGCCCCGGGCGATCGTGCCGTCCGCCGATCGGGCCGGCCGGATCGGGCAGACTAGGCAGGTGCAGTCACCCTGGCCAGCCCCTCGTGCGACCTCACCGGTCGACGCCACCGTCGTGCTGCCCGGGTCGAAATCGATGACCAACCGCGCCCTCCTGCTCGCCGCGCTGGCCGACGCGCCGTCGCGGGTACGGCGGCCGCTGCTGGCCCGCGACACCACGTTGATGCTGGGTGCCCTGTGCGCCCTCGGACTCTGGATCGTGGAGCGGCCGGGCGAGGGACGGGCGGACACCGTCGACTGGACGGTCACGCCCCAGCCGCTGCGCGGGCCGGCCGACGTCGACGTGGGCCTCGCCGGCACCGTCCTGCGCTTCGTCCCCGCGGTCGCCGCCCTCGCCCGGGGACCGGTGACCTTCGACGGTGACCCGCGGGCGCGGGAACGCCCGCTCGGGCCGCTCGTCACGGCCCTGCGGGCGCTCGGTGCCGACGTCGACGACGGGGGCCGTGGCGCGATCCCGCTGACCATCCGCGGGCACGGCCGGGTGGCCGGCGGCGCGGTGACGATCGATGCCTCGGCGTCCTCCCAGTTCGTCAGCGCACTGCTGCTGGCCGGGGCCCGCTACGACGGCGGGCTCGACCTCCGCCACGAGGGGCCGCCGCTGCCGTCGCTCCCCCATGTGGCGATGTCCGTGGCGATGCTGCGGACGGCCGGGGTCGAGGTCGACGACACCACGCCGGACCGCTGGCGGGTGGTGCCCGGCCCGATCCGGGCCGTCGACGTGGTCGTCGAGCCCGACCTGTCCAACGCCGCGCCGTTCCTCGCCGCTGCCCTGGTGACCGGCGGTCAGGTGCACGTGCCGGACTGGCCGGCGCGCACCACCCAGGCCGGGGCCGCCCTGCCCGACCTGCTCGCCGAGATGGGGGCGACCAGCGCCCTCGACGACGGCGGGCTCACCCTGCGGGGCACCGGGCGGGTGCGCGGTCTCACGGCCGACCTGCACGAGGTGGGCGAGTTGGCACCGGTGCTGGCGGCCGCATGTGCCCTCGCCGACAGCCCCTCCCGGCTGTCCGGCCTGGCCCACCTGCGCGGGCACGAGACCGACCGGCTGGCGGCGCTCGCCCACGAACTCTCCGCGCTCGGCTCGGACGTGACCGAGACCGACGACGGCCTGCTGATCCGGCCGCGGCCCCTGCACGGCGGTGTCGTCGCGACGTACGACGACCATCGGATGGCGCAGGCAGGCGCGCTGCTCGGGCTGTGCGTCGACGAGGTCGCGGTCCAGGACATTGCGACGACCGGCAAGACACTGCCCGACTTCGTCGGGATGTGGGACGAGCTGCTGCGGGAGGGACGCTGAGCCCTCCGCTGAGTCGACGTCCGCTCGACGAGGACGACGTCCGGGTCCGGCCGGGTCGGCACGGCTCGCGCCCGCGGACGAAACAGCGCCCCCGTCACCGCGGTGCGGCCGCGGGCGTCGTGACGGCCGTCGACCGCGGGCGGTACACGTGCCTGGTCGACGGAGCGGCGGTCACCGCGATGCGGGCCCGCGAACTCGGCCGCGGGTCCGTCGTGGTCGGTGACCGGGTGGCCCTGGTCGGCGACCTGTCCGGCGGGCCCGGTTCGCTGGCACGCATCGTGCGGATCGAGCCGAGGACGAGCGTGCTGCGGCGTACCGCCGACGACACCGACCCCGTCGAGCGGGCCATCGTCGCCAACGCCGACCAGCTCGTCGTGGTGACCTCGCTGGCCGACCCGCCGCCGAGCATGGGCTTCATCGACCGGTGCCTGGTGGCCGCCTACGCCGGGGGACTCGACCCGCTGCTGTGCCTCACCAAGGCAGATCTGAGCCCGGCCGCACCGGTGCTCGCGGCGTACGCCGACCTGGGGCTCCCCGCCGTGACCACCCGCCGGGACCAGGAGCCGGCGGGTCTGCGGGCCCGGTTGAGCGACCGGACCAGCGTCTTCATCGGACACTCCGGCGTCGGCAAGTCCACCCTGGTCAACACCCTCGTGCCCGAGGCCGAGCGCGCCGTCGGGGCGGTGAGCGCCATCGGCAAGGGCCGGCACGTCTCGTCCTCGGCGGTCGCGCTGCCGCTGCCCGGCGGCGGGTGGGTCGTCGACACCCCGGGGATCCGGTCGTTCGGGCTGGCGCACGTGCGGCCGGCCGACATCCTCGCGGCGTTCCCCGACCTGGCCGCCGGGGCCGAGACGTGCCCGCCCGGGTGCGACCACAGCGCCACCGCCGACCGGTGCTCCTTGGACGCCTGGGTCGCCGCGGGCAATGCCGAGCCACGACGGCTGGAGTCCTTCCGCCGGTTGCTGCGTGCGCGCTCCGGCGAGGAGCACTGGTGACCGCGTCGCCGGATCGACTGTTCGTCGTCGTCTCGGGCCCGCCGGCGAGCGGGAAGTCGACGCTCGCCCCCGCCCTGGCGGCGGCGCTCGACCTCCCCCTGCTCGCCAAGGACACGATCAAGGACGCGCTGATGTCGGCGCTCGGCGTCGCCGACCTCGACGACTCGAGGCGACTCGGCAGCGCGTCGGTCGACGTGCTCTACGCCGTGGCCGCGGACCTCTCCGGCGCCGTCCTGGAGGCGCCCTTCTACCGCAGCCGCGCGCGGCCGCGGCTGCACGGCCTCGCGGCTCCGATCGTCGAGGTCTTCTGCCGCTGCGACCGCGAGACCCTCCGGCGGCGTTACGAGGAACGGAGCCGGGCCCGCCCCCGGGCCGCAGGTCACTTCGACGAGTCGCGGCGCCCGCACGAACTGTGGAACGACGAGATCGCCGTACCGGTCGCGGGCGGATGGCCGGTCATCGAGGTCGACACCACCGGGCCGGCCGACGTGGCGGCAGTGGCCGACCAGGTGCGCCGCGCCGCCACCCCGGATGTCCTCCCGGACAAAACCCACTAGTAGTGGGTTTTGGTCCGCGACACGCCGTGCCAGGTGTCCATAACCCACTAGTAGTGGGTTTTGTCCGAGGCCGGTCAGGGCGGTCTTTGGGTGCTGGAGTGCGTCGCTGTGTGGTCCACACCCGGCCCGGCGGTAACGTGCCCAGCCATGGCGGCAACGCGCGGCTACTCCGACGACCTGGCCCTGGCCCACGTGCTGGCCGACGACGCAGACGCAACGTCGATGTCCCGCTTCAGGGCCCTCGACCTGAAGGTCGAGACCAAGCCGGACATGACCCCGGTCACCGACGCCGACAAGGCGGTCGAGGAGGCCATGCGCTCCACGCTCCACCGCGCCCGACGCCGCGACGCCGTACTCGGCGAGGAGATGGGACGTTCCGGGGCTGGCTCGCGCTGCTGGGTGATCGACCCCATCGACGGGACCAAGAACTTCGTGCGTGGCGTGCCGGTCTGGGCCACGCTGATCGCGCTGATGGACGGCGACGACGTGGTGGCCGGCGTCGTCAGCGCGCCCGCGCTGAACCGGCGCTGGTGGGCGGCGCGCGGCGCCGGCGCGTTCACCGGCCGCAGCATGTCCTCGGCGTCCCCCTGCCGGGTGTCGCAGGTGTCCGAGCTCGCCGACGCGAGCCTGTCCTACTCCGGCCTCGACGGCTGGGACGGACAGGGACGGCTCGGGCGCTTCCTCAGCCTGGCCGACACGGTCTGGCGCTCGCGCGCCTACGGCGACTTCTGGTCGCACGCCCTGGTCGCCGACGGTGCGGTCGACGTCGCCTGCGAGCCGGAAGTCTCGCTGTGGGACCTCGCCCCGCTCTCCCTGATCGTCGAGGAGGCCGGCGGCCGCTTCACCAGCCTCGACGGCCGGCCCGGGCCGGCCGGTGGCAGCGCGGTGGCCACCAACGGACTGCTGCACGACGAGGTACTCGCCCGGCTGCAGGACGGTGACTGACCGGTACGGCGAGACCATCCGACCGGCGGCGGGCGCCGGGCACGGATCCGTGGCAGCATCAGTTCGTGGGCGCGGCACACCCAGGGCTACCGCTGCTGCACGCGACGAACATCCGCAAGCGCTACCGCCAACGACTGGTCCTCGATGACGCGTCCCTGGTCATCGCCCCGGGCGAGGCGGTCGCGATCGTCGGGGAGAACGGCGCGGGCAAGTCGACCCTGCTGAAAATCTGCGCCGGCCTGGTCCAGCCCGACGACGGAACCGTCGAGGAACGCGGCCGGGTCGGCTACTGCCCGCAGGAGCCCGGCGTACTCGACCTGCTCACCGCCGACGAGCACCTCATCCTCTTCGGCCAGGCCGTGGGACTGGGCCGGCAGGCCGCCCTCACCCACGGCCGCGCCCTGCTGCACGACCTGAGCTTCCCGATCGGTGACACCACCGTCTCCAAACACCTCTCCGGCGGCAGCCGGCAGAAGCTCAACCTCGCCCTGGCCCTGCTCGGTGACCCGCCTGTGCTGCTGCTCGACGAGCCCTACCAGGGTTTCGACCACGGCTCGTTCGTCTCGTTCTGGCACCACGTCGACCGCTGGCGCGAGGAGGGCAAGGCCGTCGTCGTCGTCACCCACATGCTCGCCGAGCTCGACCGGGTCGACCGGGTCGTCGAACTCCACGTTCCGGACCAGACCCCGCCGGCCAAGGAGGCGGCGTGAGCCCGCGCGGCCGGATCACCCGGGCCATCACCCGGGTGCTCGTCGTCGCCGAGATGGACGGCCGCAACCTGCTCCGCCGGCACGTCACCCTGCTGCTGCTCCTGATCCTGCCGTTGGTCTTCTACTTCTCCGCCCGCGCCAACGGCCTCAAGGCCATCCCGCTGGAGAACGGCACCGTCGGCATGGCCTTCGCCACCAGCGGCATCGCCTACTTCGCGACGGCAGGCTCGCGCGACGTCGACATCCGGCTGGTGCTGTGCGGCTACCCGCCGGCGCTGCTCCTCGCCGGGCGGCTCCTGCTGCTCAACGGCATCGCGACGGCGATCGCCGGCATCTTCACCGTGATCATGGTCGTCGGCTCGCACCCGGCCAACTCCAGCCTCGAACTGCTCCTCGCCGTCCTGCTCACCGCCGCGGTGGCGATCGCCCTCGGCCTGACCGTCGGTACGACGATCCCCAACGAGATGGAGGGGATCCTCACGCTCATCGCCGTGGTGGGGGTGCAGCTCTCGCTCAGCCGCACCTCTGCGCTCGGCGAGCTGTTGCCGTTCTGGGGGCCGCGCCAGCTCGCCGACCACGCACAGTACGGCGGCGCACTGCTGTGGCCGGTGGTGCACTGCGTGCTCTATGGGGCCGCCCTGCTGACCGGCGCGCTGCTCACCTGGCGGCTGCGGATGCGGCCGCGGCACTACCCGCCGCCCGAGCTGCAGCGCTCGCCCACCACGACCGCGGCGACGCCGCGGCGCTGAGCCCGACCGGACAGAGCGCCGGCGTACTCCCCCGGTGGTACGCCGGGAGCCTGTCCTCGACCGATGCCCCGCGAGCGGCGGTGCCCTACCGTTCGATACGTGGTGACCCGCGGCGACGTCTTCGACCGGCGGTGGTGCCGGCCGTCCGACCTGCGCCTCGCGGTCTTCGTCGCGATCGTCCAGCTCGCCGGGAGCCACTTCGCGACGCGCGGCCACCCGGACGCGACCCCGCTCAACGCCGGGGGCTACCTGCTCCTCGTCGCCGGCCCGGCGGCCCTGCTCCTACGCCGACGCTGGCCGGCCCAGGTCCTGCTCACGGTCTTCGCCGTCACGTTCGCCTACCGGATGCTCGGCTATCCCGCCGGGCCGGTCTACCTGGCCCCGGCGATCGCCTACTTCTCGGCGGTCGGAGCCGGCCGGCGGTGGCTCGCCCGGGGCACGCTCGCCGCGGCCTACGGCGCGTTCCTCTGGCTCCCTCCCCTGGCCGGGCACGGGTCGGCGCCGTCGATCGGCTTGGCCGTGGGGATCGCCGCCTGGCTGCTCCTGCTAGCCACCGTCGCCGAGGTCGTGCGTACGCAGCGGGCGCAGGGGGTCGAGCGGCGCCGGGCCCGCGAGGAGCACAGCCGCCGGCGGGCGAGCGAGGAGCGGCTGCGGATCGCCCGCGAACTGCACGACGTCCTCGCCCACAACATCTCCCTGATCAACGTCCAGGCCGGGGTGGCCCTGCACCTGCTCGACGAGCGACCTGAACAGGGACGGGAGGCCCTGCTGGCGATCAAGCAGGAGAGCAAGGAGGCGCTACAAGAGCTGCGGTCGGTGCTCGGGGTGCTCCGCCAGGTGGACGAGGACGCCCCGCGGTCGCCGGCACCGAGCCTGTTGCGGCTGGACGACCTGACCACCCGCGCGTCGGCGGCAGGCATGTCGGTGCGGACCGAGGTCGACGGTGCGCCGCAGCCGTTGCCGGCCGGTGTGGACCTCGCGGCGTACCGCATCGTGCAGGAGGCACTGACCAACGTGACCCGCCACGCTGGGCCGGCCAACGCCGTCGTCCGGGTCGTCTACGGATCGGACCAGCTGACCGTCGAGGTGGCCGACGACGGCGTCGGCCGGCGCACCGCCTTCGACGCCGACTCCGCGTCTGACTCTGGTTCCGACTCGGGGGGCAACGGCATCCCCGGCATGCGGGAGCGGGCCGTCGCACTCGGTGGCCGGCTCGAGGCCGGGCCGCGGTCGGACGGCGGGTTCCGGGTCCGCGCCACGCTGCCGCTGGAGGGCTCCCGATGATCTCGATCCTGCTCGCCGACGACCAGGCCCTCGTCCGGGCCGGCTTCCGCGCGCTGCTCGACGCGCAACCGGACATCGAAGTGGTCGGCGAAGCCGCCGACGGCGAGGAGGCGGTGCAGCTCGCGGCGACCCTGCTGCCCGACGTGGTGCTGATGGACATCCGGATGCCGGCCGTCGACGGCCTGGCCGCCACCGCCCGGATCACCGCCGACCCGCGGCTGGACAAGGTGCGGATCGTGATCCTGACGACCTTCGAGCTCGACGAGTACGTCTTCGAGGCGCTGCGCCAGGGCGCGAGCGGCTTCCTCGTCAAGGACACCGAGCCGGCCGACCTGCTCCGCGGGGTGCGCGCCGTCGCGGACGGAGACGCGCTGCTCTCCCCCGGCGTGACCCGGCGGCTGATCGCGGAGTTCGCCACCCGGGCCAAGGAGCCGCGGCCCGCACACGAACTCGACAGCCTGACCGAGCGGGAACGCGAGATCATGGCCCTCGTCGCGGGCGGTCTGTCCAACGACGCCATCGCGGCCCGGCTGGTGGTCAGCCCGGCGACGGCGAAGACCCATGTCAGCCGGGCGATGGTGAAGCTCGGCGCCCGCGACCGGGCCCAACTCGTCGTCATCGCCTACGAGACGGGCCTGGTCCGGCCGGGCTGGCTGGGCTAATCCGAAAGAATTCTCCGTCCGACCCGTCGGAGTTCTGGCCCGCAGGACGACGATGCAGGTGTGAGCGAGCAACCGGCGGCATCGCGCGATCCGCGGGCCGGCCTGCTCGCGACGTACGACGCGGCGCTTCCGCACGTCTACGGCTACCTGCTGTCGCGCTGTGGCCGCACGGCGCTCGCCGAGGACCTCACGGCCGAGACCTTCCTGGCTGCCGTGGACGCCGTACGCCGGGAGCATCCGCCGCCGGTGACGACGGCCTGGCTGGTGGGCGTCGCCCGGCACAAGCTCGCCGATCACTGGCGCGGCCAGGCCCGGGAACAGCGCGGGCTGCGAGCGGTCGCCGACGAGGGCGGCGAGAGCGCCGATGATCCGTGGGACATCACCCTCGACGCACTGCAGGCCCGCGACACGTTGGAGCAACTCGGCCCGCACCACCGGGCCGCGCTGACCCTGCGCTACCTCGACGACCTGCCGGTGGCCGACGTCGCCCATGTCCTCGATCGCACCGTGCATGCCACCGAGGCACTGCTCGTTCGAGCCCGCGCCGCCTTCCGCCGCGCTTATCCCACCGACCGATCCGGAGAGGAGGACGGCGATGACTGATCCCCTGGACATCCTGCGGACGCCGGTCACGCCGGCCGACCCCGATCCCACCTTTGCCGCCCGCCTGCGCGCCCGCGTCGAACGTGCGCTGGCCCTTCCCCGAGGAGTCGCCATGACCACCACCACCGCCGCGCCCGCCGCAGAGACGGCCGTCCCGGCCGCCGCCGGTGCCGCGATCCCCTACCTGGCCGTCAGCGATGCGCGACGCGCGATCGACTGGTACGTCGAGGTTTTCAGCGCCCGTCAGATCGGCGAGCCGATCGTCATGCCGGACGGACGGGTCGGCCATGCCGAGCTCGAGGTCGCCGGCGGCACGCTGTACCTGTCCGACGAGCATCCCGAGATCGGGGTGGTCGGTCCGCAGCCGGGCGCCGCGTCGGTGAGCCTGGTGCTCACCGTGCCCGACGTCGACGCGACGATCGCCGCCGCGGCGCGCGCCGGCGGCCAACTGACCCGCGAGCCCTACGAGGGCTACGGCCACCGCAACGCCACCGTCGTCGACCCCT from the Mycobacteriales bacterium genome contains:
- a CDS encoding ABC transporter ATP-binding protein — translated: MGAAHPGLPLLHATNIRKRYRQRLVLDDASLVIAPGEAVAIVGENGAGKSTLLKICAGLVQPDDGTVEERGRVGYCPQEPGVLDLLTADEHLILFGQAVGLGRQAALTHGRALLHDLSFPIGDTTVSKHLSGGSRQKLNLALALLGDPPVLLLDEPYQGFDHGSFVSFWHHVDRWREEGKAVVVVTHMLAELDRVDRVVELHVPDQTPPAKEAA
- the rsrA gene encoding mycothiol system anti-sigma-R factor, giving the protein MSCGKPHEVDCRDVLSDVYLFLDNECDGGQRAKIEHHLDECGPCLQKFGIEEEVKALLARKCGGDRAPSTLRETVKIRLSQVIITTD
- a CDS encoding biotin/lipoyl-binding carrier protein, whose protein sequence is MAEEIRAEMVANVWKVVVAEGDQVADGDTLVILESMKMEIPVLTETAGRVSELAVAEGDVIQEGDLIAIVD
- the hisN gene encoding histidinol-phosphatase, with the translated sequence MAATRGYSDDLALAHVLADDADATSMSRFRALDLKVETKPDMTPVTDADKAVEEAMRSTLHRARRRDAVLGEEMGRSGAGSRCWVIDPIDGTKNFVRGVPVWATLIALMDGDDVVAGVVSAPALNRRWWAARGAGAFTGRSMSSASPCRVSQVSELADASLSYSGLDGWDGQGRLGRFLSLADTVWRSRAYGDFWSHALVADGAVDVACEPEVSLWDLAPLSLIVEEAGGRFTSLDGRPGPAGGSAVATNGLLHDEVLARLQDGD
- the aroA gene encoding 3-phosphoshikimate 1-carboxyvinyltransferase, translating into MQSPWPAPRATSPVDATVVLPGSKSMTNRALLLAALADAPSRVRRPLLARDTTLMLGALCALGLWIVERPGEGRADTVDWTVTPQPLRGPADVDVGLAGTVLRFVPAVAALARGPVTFDGDPRARERPLGPLVTALRALGADVDDGGRGAIPLTIRGHGRVAGGAVTIDASASSQFVSALLLAGARYDGGLDLRHEGPPLPSLPHVAMSVAMLRTAGVEVDDTTPDRWRVVPGPIRAVDVVVEPDLSNAAPFLAAALVTGGQVHVPDWPARTTQAGAALPDLLAEMGATSALDDGGLTLRGTGRVRGLTADLHEVGELAPVLAAACALADSPSRLSGLAHLRGHETDRLAALAHELSALGSDVTETDDGLLIRPRPLHGGVVATYDDHRMAQAGALLGLCVDEVAVQDIATTGKTLPDFVGMWDELLREGR
- a CDS encoding AAA family ATPase is translated as MTASPDRLFVVVSGPPASGKSTLAPALAAALDLPLLAKDTIKDALMSALGVADLDDSRRLGSASVDVLYAVAADLSGAVLEAPFYRSRARPRLHGLAAPIVEVFCRCDRETLRRRYEERSRARPRAAGHFDESRRPHELWNDEIAVPVAGGWPVIEVDTTGPADVAAVADQVRRAATPDVLPDKTH
- a CDS encoding sensor histidine kinase, whose translation is MVTRGDVFDRRWCRPSDLRLAVFVAIVQLAGSHFATRGHPDATPLNAGGYLLLVAGPAALLLRRRWPAQVLLTVFAVTFAYRMLGYPAGPVYLAPAIAYFSAVGAGRRWLARGTLAAAYGAFLWLPPLAGHGSAPSIGLAVGIAAWLLLLATVAEVVRTQRAQGVERRRAREEHSRRRASEERLRIARELHDVLAHNISLINVQAGVALHLLDERPEQGREALLAIKQESKEALQELRSVLGVLRQVDEDAPRSPAPSLLRLDDLTTRASAAGMSVRTEVDGAPQPLPAGVDLAAYRIVQEALTNVTRHAGPANAVVRVVYGSDQLTVEVADDGVGRRTAFDADSASDSGSDSGGNGIPGMRERAVALGGRLEAGPRSDGGFRVRATLPLEGSR
- a CDS encoding RNA methyltransferase; the protein is MHSGPKKQGPSPRDVFITVYGRKPVLEALDNPALTVAKVHVADNAHGDTVDAILRAAGDADLEVERTSAQRVKLLAGNGRHDQGVVADVVAPRMQPLEDFLRRTRRHARGDTHPGRKPQTTAVLVLDAITNPSNVGMILRTATAAGLDGVVLPHSGTPEVGPLVIKASAGVAFRAPILRCTTAAQAAHLLRQAGFVVYGLAGTGDAPLYDAELAPMAAFVLGNETRGVTPEVRRQVEQWLSIPLFGGVESLNVASAAAVVAYELVRRRPR
- the rsgA gene encoding ribosome small subunit-dependent GTPase A → MSRRPLDEDDVRVRPGRHGSRPRTKQRPRHRGAAAGVVTAVDRGRYTCLVDGAAVTAMRARELGRGSVVVGDRVALVGDLSGGPGSLARIVRIEPRTSVLRRTADDTDPVERAIVANADQLVVVTSLADPPPSMGFIDRCLVAAYAGGLDPLLCLTKADLSPAAPVLAAYADLGLPAVTTRRDQEPAGLRARLSDRTSVFIGHSGVGKSTLVNTLVPEAERAVGAVSAIGKGRHVSSSAVALPLPGGGWVVDTPGIRSFGLAHVRPADILAAFPDLAAGAETCPPGCDHSATADRCSLDAWVAAGNAEPRRLESFRRLLRARSGEEHW
- a CDS encoding sigma-70 family RNA polymerase sigma factor → MVAEETPEQRRERFERDALPFLDQLYAAAMRMTRNPADAEDLVQETFVKAYAAFHQFTEGTNLKAWLYRILTNTFINSYRKRQRQPQQAAGEQVEDWQLAAAESHTSSGLKSAEVEALDHLPDSDVKNALQQLPEDFRLAVYLADVEGFSYKEIAEIMDTPIGTVMSRLHRGRRGLQRLLTDYARERGITPAVVGEGSSS
- a CDS encoding biotin carboxylase N-terminal domain-containing protein, which produces MFDTILVASRGGVAVKIIDTCRRLGVKSVAVYSDIDADALHVSLADESLLLGPAPLSESYVDVDRIIEAARVTGARAVHPGDGLLAGEPSAAARVREAGLGWVGPGSEALTLAADQPAARDAAAAAGVPITEETGGAPHHARRIDVTLLGLVDHRIVAVSERDSSVRSGSRTLVDDVPPPAGDADLRRRLRRAAAQIAETVDYRGLGTVRFLVDRDSGELRFGGLEPRLSAGLAVTELVTGIDLVEQQLLIASGQPVSFDADEPPSRGHAVGVRIYAEDLDTVPAGSTRIATWELPGAEGVRMDSGYRPGDTVTRHYDPLLGVLAAWGDDRRVALARLRMALAAVRLDGPAANLDLLVELLDDSRFDVGDYDVGLLQSLRQ